GGTCCCGGAAGCCCAGCACCAGGTCGCCGTTGTCCTCGAAGAGGATGTCGGAGAGCAGCGGCTGCGGGTAGCTGACCCAGGCGCCGTTGCAGGTGGCGCCCTCCTGGTTGAAGCGGTAGCGGTCGGCCCAGGGGAACCAGCCCTTGCCCTTGCAGGCGGCGATGGTCATGCCGGTACCGCGCGGGAAGTCGAGCTTCTGGTCCATCACGATGCCGGTGAACGTGCCGCTGTCCGGGTTGAAGTCGTGGATGACGGCCCGCATGTCCGCCTTGCTGTCGGTGGACTGGCCGGAGCACACCCCGCCGATCAGCATCCTGCCGTCCCGGATGCCGATGGCGAACGGGCGCCAGTCGTCGGCGGAGGGGCAGTTGGGGTTGGGGATGTCGTACGACGCCTTGGGCGCGCTCGCGGTCTTCTGCGTGGCGTCGTAGCGGTAGAGCTTCTTGTCGTTCGCGTTGATGACCCAGAGGTCCTTGCCGTCCTCGCTCACCTCGACGTCGCCCAGCGACTCCTTGGCGACGGCCGGCATGAAGCCCGCGTCCTGGTTCTGCGCGATGGACTGCTTGTGCACGGTCGTCCCCGCGTTCGGGACGGTCGTGAACTGCGAGAGCGCGTTCGTGTTCCGGTCGTACAGGTAGATCGCGCCGGGTCCGCCGGGCCCGTAGTTGGCGCCCCGCTGCGCGACCGCGCCGGAGAACACCCACCTCTTGGACTTGCTGTAGCCGATGCCGTACAGCGCACCGGTCTCGGCCTTGGTGGTCCACTTGTCCACTTCGGCGTTGCGGTCGTTCTTGTCGCTGCCTCGGGTGTTGTACGCGAAGGAGACCAGCGTCTTCTTCGTGGCCGCGTCGATGCCGCCCTCCACGTCGCTCCGGACGCAGGCGGTCACCAGCGGGGCGTTCTTCTGGCAGTACTCGTCGGGGTTCCAGAAGCCCGTGGTGTACTCGACGTTCTTGGCACCGGAGACGTCGACGAACTCCTCGTTGCTGCTGAGCTTGTCCGGCGCGCCGGTCAGGCCCTCCTTGGCGGCGAAGGCCGGATGGAAGACCTTCGCGTTGGGGTTGAGGACCTCCACCCGGTACTTCCCGCCGGTCAACGGCGAGGTCGCGGGGTCGAGCGTGACGGTGCCGTCGTCGCCCGTGGTGCCGGTGATCGAACGGCCACCGGCGTCCGTGAGCTTGACCTCGACCTTCGGCATCCCGCGTTCCAGTACCCGGTTCCAGGTGCCGTCCGCGTTGTAGTCCCGGATGACGCGCACCTTCACGCTGCCGTCACCGGGTTCGGCCGCGTTGCCCGTGGAGGCGTGCGCCGGTGCACCCGCGGAGAGTCCGGCTCCCGCCACCAGGGCGGCCGAGACTCCCCAGGCCATGACCTTGTTGGGAGGGTAGAGGTGCCTCTCGGCCCTCCCCCGAGTCCGCTCCTCGGAGCGGCATCTGCGCTGCTTCAACGTCTTCCTTCCCTGACTTCCAGAGAGAACGACCAAGCCGACGGGCATGATCGGGAAGCAACATCCGTTCCCGCTGTCCCTTGACGCCAGCGCGACATGCCCGAAACCACTGGAGCGGAGTAGGCATTTCATACGACTGGAAGAGGGTCTCGCCCCACCGGGTCATCGGTGGGCGGCACGGCGCCGGATTCCGTACCGGTGGGGAGCGCTCCCCTAACGGCCCACCCTGGTGGCGGCGCCGGCGTCGGCAGGGCTAGCTGTCAGCTGTGGCGACGTGTCCGCGCCACGGTCGGCATCAGGAAGAAGCACCGGGAGTTCATGTGGCACGAGCACGCAGGATCAGCAGACTCGGCGCGGTCGCAGTCGTACCGGTCCTGGCCGTGTTCTTCGGGACCCTCCTGCCCGGCGTGTCGGCGGCAGCGGCTGACACGGCGGCGGTTTCCGACGGCAGCCCCCGGCCCTCCTGCACGGCGGACACGGGGCCGTACCAGTGGCAGCTGGAGAAGCGGCTGAAGCTCAAGGAGGACGGACTGATGTCCGAGGAGGACTGCCGGGCCTTCCGCACGCTGCAGAAGCGACTGGGCATCACACCCGCCAACGGCTATCCGGACGTCAAGACCTACCGCCTCCTGCTCGTCGACGACGTGAAGAAGAACCCCAACGCCCGGAAGAAGTGCCCCGAACACCGGCCCCGCGTCACCTGCATCGATCTGTCGCGGCAGATCCTGTGGGTCCAGCAGGGCAAGAAGGTCGTCTTCGGCCCCGTGCCCGTGCGCACCGGCCGCAAGGGGACGGAGACCCGTACGGGCTGGCAGCGGATCTACCAGAAGAACCGGACCTTCTTCTCCACCATCTACGACAACGCACCGATGCCGTACTCCCAGTTCTTCAACGGCGGCCAGGCTCTGCACGGCACGTACAAGGACCTGTTCGAGTCGGGCTCCGGCGGCTGCGTGAACATGTACGTCAAGGACGCCGAGCGGTTGTTCAAACTGCTCCGTATCGGTGACGCTCTCTACATCTACGGACGCAAGCCCGCCCGCGCGGCGCAGGACCGGTTCACGGCGGACGACGACCGTCTGATCGCCGAGGCGTTCGGCGGCGCCGGTATCCCCGTCACCTGGAGCCTCGACACCCCCCTGGGCTGAGCCCGCCGTGGAGCCAACCGGGCGGGGCAGACCCTAGAACAGGCTGTCGCCGAGTGAGCCCGTCGGCTCGGGGCCGGGCAACACGTACACCAGCGCGGAGGCCCGGTGCTGGATGAAGCGCGAGAGCGCGTCCTTCACGGCGAGGCGCTCCTGCACCCGTACGAAGAGGCGGGGATCGTTCATGCAGGCGAGGAAGAGCAAGCCTCTGTCCCGTGGCCCGTCGTCGTAGGTGTAGCCGCGGCGCAGCATCCGCGCCCCGCCGTCGAGCCGCGAGTGGGCCTGGCGTACATGGGCGTCGATCGGCAGGACGTAGCGGCCTTCCGGAGTCTTCTCGAAGAGGTTGACCTCGCGGTGCTCCTCCCGGTGGCCGAGGGGAGCGCCCTCGGCCAGCGTGCGCCCGACGACGGCTTCCTGACGGCGCGTCGGCAGTGCCGAGAACGTGGTGGTGTCCATGTGGATACGGCGCATGACGAGGTACGTGCCGTCCTTGTCCGGCCCGCTGCCCACCCACACCCACCGTTCGGCTTCCTCGGGCGTGGGGTTGACCGTGCCGTCCTTGAAACCGAAGAGGTTGCGCGGCGTCTCTCGTGCTCCGTGCGGCGGAAGGTGACCGTTCTGCGTCCACCTCGCGCGCAACGTGCCGTCGGCGAGGGCGGTCAGCGACCGCGCGGTCGCGGCCACTTCGGCGACTCCACCGCCGCAGATCTGCACCAGGAGGTCGCCACCGCTTCGCTCCGGTTGCAGCAGGTCGCCGGGGAAGGAAGGGAGTTCACGGAGGAGGGCGGGCTGACGCAGTCCGAGAAGGCCGGGGGTCCGGGGGCCGATCCCGACCGTCACCGTCACCCCGCCCGGCTGTCCCGCCGAGGGGCTGATCGTATCGGCGGGAGATGCGGCCGTACGGCTCAGGGCGGTCCAGGCGGCAAGCACCCGTCGCAGCCTGCGGGCGCCTGCCGGACCCCGTCGGCCGGGGTCCAGGTCGAAGCCCAGCACCGTGACGTGGGGTGGCTGTGCGCCGGTGATTCCGTGTTGCCGCCGCGTGGGGGACGAGGGGGCGGGGAGTTCGCTCCGCACCTGGGCCGACGGTGTCGCGCCGGCCCGTGCCGGGGGGCCCGGTTGCGTACCGGAGCATCCGGTCGTCAGGGCTGCCGCGGTGCCCATCAGCACGGCACGCCGAGCCGGGCCGCGTTCAGACGAAAACGAGGGCATTGAATTCCGCTGCTCCGGGAGAAAGGGAGGGGGAAGAGAGGAGGAAGGGCTGGAGAGAGGCAGTCGCGAAGGACGGTACACCTGCCCTCATGCACATCTCTGCAATTTCTCTTCGGCTCCGCCGATTTCGATCCGCCATCGGTCTCCTTCCCGTGATGCTCGCCCTGCTGGCAGGAGTCACGGCATGCGGGGAAACACCCTCGGTGCGGCCCGCTCCGGGCGCTGACGGGCATTCCGTCATTCGCGTTCCACAGAACGCTTCGTCAATTCAGGAGGCGGTCGATTCCGCTCGTCCGGGTGACTTGGTACTGGTCTCTTCGGGTGTATATCGCGAGAGTGTGGTGGTGAAGACCGACCAGGTCGTCCTGCGCGGCACCGACCGGAACAAGGTCGTCGTGGACGGAGAGTTCCGCCGAGGAAACGGCATTACGGTCACCGGCGCCCAGTCCGTCGTGGAGAACCTCACGGTCCGCAACCACTTGGTCAACGGTGTTCTCTTCACCGGCGTCACCGATACCCAGCTCCAGGCCCGCGGGGCGGGCGGGGCGGGGTACGACCCGCTGGACACCGCCAAGTTCCCGCCGCTGAAAGGGTTCCGGGCCTCCTATGTGACCGCGTACAACAACGCGTTGTACGGGATTTACGCATTCGACGCCCGAGAAGGCGTCATCGAGCACTCGTACGCGTCGGGCCACGCGGATTCCGGAATCTACGTCGGCCAGTGCCGTCCCTGCTCGACCGTCGTACGCCACAACAGCGTCGAGCACAACGCCGTGGGCCTGGAAGTCACCAACGCTTCGGAAAGTCTCCACCTTCTCGGAAACACCGTGCACGGGAACCGGGTGGGAATGACCCTCAACTCCAACGACCTCGAAGCGCTGGGCCCCCAGCACACCGCGGTCGTCGTGGGCAACCGGGTCACCGACAACAACGACGGAGCCGGACCGGAGCAGGCCGAGGGCGGCTACGGCATCGGGATCGGCGTGGGCGGTGGCTCACGCAACACCTTCGCGCGCAATCTGGTGACCGGGAACCGGGCCGCCGGGTTCCTGCTCCAGGACGTCCAGGGCTACCCGGTGCGCGACAACACCGTGCACGGCAACCGGGTCCGCGGCAACGGGGTCGACCTCGTCCTCGGTGCGGCGGGCGCGGGCGGGAACTGCTTCGCGGGCAACGCGGAACGTACCGTCAGCCCCGGCCGTACGGCCGGAACAGCCCGGTGCGGCAGCGGAGGGTACGCGCTCGCCGGCGGAGGGCGGGCGGCCGAGGTGGTCGCCCCGCCCGGTGTCTCCTTCCGGCGGGTGCTCCCGCCCCCCGCTCAGCCCCAGCGGCCCGGCACGGCGGACAGCGCACCCGTGCCGGCCAAGGGACTGCCCGGCACGGTGCGTGTCCAGGACTTCCCGCTGCCGGGCTGATGCTCAACGGAGTGAAAGAACATCGATGGTGAAGATCGCGTGTTCTCGCGGGTGATGAATGAGGTGATCTGCTCTCGGTTTCCGAACGAAAAGGGGAGTGTGCCCGTGTCACCTCCGATGTGGTCCCGGTCTCCTCGGCTGCGCAGCAGCACCGTGGCAGCGGCCACCGTGCTGCTGACGGCCGCGTCCCTGGTGGGGCCGGTCGCGGTCGCCCGGGGCGCGGTGGCCCGTGCGGCGGAAGGAACGGTCACCGTCAACGTGGTGCGGGACGTGGATTCCGACGGCACGTGGACGCCCGTGCTGGAAGTGGGCGAGGCAGGGCTGCCCGTGACGGTCACCGATGCGGCCGGCAACACCGGCACGGCGATGACCGGCGCGGACGGCAAGGTCACGTTCTCTCCGTCGGCCCTGGGGCTGTCCGGTGGCCGCTACCGGGTCGAGGTGGTCGTCCCGCCCGACAAGTCCTATCTGAAGCCCGCGCAGGCGGGCGGCCCGGCTCCCGCGCTGTCGTCACTGGTGGAGTTCGTCGACGTGGCCGACGGCAAGGACGCGAGCGTACTCACCGCCGTGCACAATCCGGCCGACTACTGCCAGGCCAACCCCGATCTCGCCACCGCGTGTTCGCGCCAGTCCGGGGCCGGGGTGACGGACACGAAGGGCCTGGTGTCCTGGCCGTACGACCGCACGGGACAGGGCACACCGCCCGACGAGGAGGCGACGTTCGACCGGATCGGCGCCACCTACGGTCTGGCGCACAAGCGGGACACCGACGAGCTGTTCGTGGGCGCGCTGACCAAGCGGCTCTCTCCCTACGGTCCTGCGGGCCCCGGCGGCATCTACCAGGTCGACCGGAAGACGAAGCAGGTCACCACGTTCGCGGTGGTGCCGGACGCCGGTGATGCCGTGCACTCCGCCGACCTGACCCGCGACACCATGGAGATCAACGACGCGGTCGGCAAGGAGGGCCTGGGCGACCTCGACCTGTCCGAGGACCAGAGCACCCTGTACGCCGTCGGGCTCAAGGCCAGGAGCCTGTACGCCTACGACTCCTCGACGGGCGCGCTGAAGCAGACCCTGCCGATCCCCGACCCGGGCTGCCCCAGCGGTGCGGCCGACTGGCGCCCGTACGGTCTGGGGGTGCACGACGGCGCCGTCTACGTGGGCGGCACCTGTTCCGCCGAGTCCACCCAGCGGGACGCCGACCTGCGCGCGTACGTCCTCAAGCTCACCGGCAGCACCTTCACCACCGAGGTCTCGCACGCCCTGGACTACCCGCGCGGCATGGGCTACGAGTCCATCAAGGGGGACACCGCCTGGCGGCCGTGGCTGAAGACCTGGGACCCGTACAAGTGGTTCCAGCAGGCCAACTTTCCCGGGCCGATCCTGTCCGACCTGGTCTTCGACCGGGACGGCTCGATGGTGCTGGGCTTCCGGGACCGCCTCGGCGACCAGGCCGGTTACGAGGCGCTTCCTCCGGAGGGGAGCACCGACACCGTCCAGCGCTCGCTGCTCTCCGCGATGGGCGACATCACCCGGGTCTGCCGGGTGGGGGGCGCGTGGGTGTGGGACAGCGATTCCGCCGCCTGCCCGAACCACTTCGTCAACGGCACCCAGCCCCCGCAGCAGGACGGCGTCCCGGAGTACTACCCCGGCGACTCCACCCTCGGCCAGCTCGGCGAGGCCGCGATGGGCGGTCTGGCCCACGCGCCCCGCTTCCGGCACACCGTGGCCACCTTCGTCGACCCGCACGAGATCTTCACCGGCGGGGTTCGCAAGTTCGACAACGCCACCGGCGAGGGCTCCGAGAACTACGAAGTGATCAAGGGCCAGGGCTCGTTCGGCAAGGCCAACACCCTCGGTGACCTGGAACTCCTCTGCGACGAGGCGCCGGTACAGATCGGTAACCGGGTCTGGTTCGACCGCGACAGGGACGGCATCCAGGGCGCCGCCGAGGAGCCCCTGCCCGGTGCAACCGTCACGTTGAAGGACAAGAACGGCGCGGTCCTGGAGACCACCACGACCAACGCACGCGGTGAGTACTACTTCCAGGTCAAGCCGCGCACCGAGTACCGCATCACGTTCGACGTCAGCACCTCGGACACCTCCGGACTCCCGGAGAAGCCCGCCCCCACCGATCTGCTGCCCAGCGCGGCTCTGCGGGGCGACAACATCTCCGTCGACTCCAACCCCGACCCGGCCACCCAGACGGAAGCCCTCACCACCGGCGCGGCGGGCCACAACGACCACACCCACGACGCCGGGTACCACCTCCCGCGCGGCAAGGTGACGGTGCTGAAGAAGAACGCCACGACCGGCGAGGTCCTGCCCGGTGCGGTCTTCCAGCTGTGGCGGGAGACCAACGGCAAGCCCGGCCTCCAGGAGGCGGACGACACCAAGGTCGGCGCCCCGTGCACGACCGACGGCACGGGCGCGTGCACGACGGAGGTGGACCTGGGCACCTACTACTGGCAGGAGACCCGGGCGCCGCGCGGCTACCAGCTGCCGGACCCGAACGTCTTCGGTCCGCTGGTCGTGACCGGGCACAGCACCGGAAAGGGCGCGACGGTGACGGTGGCCAACAAACCGATCCCGCCGGTGACCGGTGGGATCGGAGTGCTCAAGAAGGACGCGAAAACGGGCCGCCCCCTGCTGGGCGCCGTCTTCGAGCTGTGGCGTGAGACCAACGGAAAGCCCGGCCTGCAAATGCCGGGCGACACCAGGGCCGGAGCAGCCCGCGCGACCGACGAGCGGGGGCGCTGCGCCTTCACCGGTCTGCCCCAGGGCGACTACTACCTGCGGGAAACCGCCGTCCCGGAGGGCTACCGGCTGCCCGCCCGCCCCATCAGCGGACCCCACAGGCTCACCGGGTCGGACATCGTCCTCACGCGTACGAACGAGCGGGGAGAGCCCGTGAAGAAGTAGCAGGAAGAGGTACGGAACAACCCACCCGGCCGCCGGGGCGGGGACCGGCTCACCGGCGGTTCCCGCCCCGGCGGCGTGACGTCCGGCACCCGACAGCGGGTGCCTGATGCCGACCACGAACGCGGCAACAGCGCGGCAGGACGACACGATCCGCCGGTCAGGCCCTAGATGACCAGGCTGAGGAGTGCCGCCACCGCGAAGCCCGCGACGGAGAGGACGGTTTCCAGGACCGTCCAGGACTTCAGGGTGTCGCGCTCCGAGATGCCGAAGTACTTGGCCACCATCCAGAAGCCGCCGTCGTTGACGTGCGAGGCGAAGATCGAGCCCGCCGAGATCGCCATGATGACGAGCGCGAGGTGCGCCTGCGAGAGGTCCTGTCCCTCGACCATCGGGACCACGATTCCGGCGGTGGTGACGATGGCGACCGTCGCCGAGCCCTGTGCGACGCGCAGGACGACGGAGATCAGGTAGGCGAGCACGATGATCGGCAGGCCGACGTTGTCGAAGGTCTTGGCGAGCGCGTCCGCGATGCCGCTGGCCTTGAGGACGGCGCCGAAGATGCCGCCCGCGCCGACGACGAGAAGGATGTTGCCGACGGGCTTGAGGGAGGCGGTCGAGACCGTCTCCAGGGACTTGCGGGACCAGCCGCGCCGGATGCCGAGGAGGTAGTAGGAGAGGAGCAGGGCGATGGTGAGGGCGACGAAGGGGTTGCCGAAGAACTCGATGACCGAGCGGAGGGTGGATTCCGCGAGGGCGATGGAGGAGAAGGTCGCGCCGAGGATCAGGACGAGGGGGGTACCGATGATCGTGAGTACGGTCGCGAGGGAGACCGGGTCCTCACGGGGCTCGACCCCGCTCGCCTGCTGCTCGGCGGCGACGGCGGCCTTGGCCTCCTCGGCCGCTTCGACCATGTCGGCGGGCACGGGGACGAAGATGCGCTTGCCGATCCAGGCGGCGTAGCCCCAGGCGGCGAGGACGGCGGGGATGCCGACGACGATGCCCATCATGATCACCCAGCCGAGGGAGACCTTGAAGAGCCCGGCGGCGGCGACCGGCCCGGGGTGCGGGGGCAGGAACGCGTGGGTCATGGACAGACCCGCCAGGAGCGGCATCGCGTAGAGCAGGATCGACTTCCCGCTGCGCTTGGCGGCGGCGTAGACGATCGGCGCGAGGACGAAGATGCCGACGTCGAAGAAGACCGGGATGCCGAAGACCAGACCCGTCACGCCCATCGCGAGCGGGGCCCGCTTCTCACCGAAGAGGTTGAGCAGCCGGGAGGCCAACACCTGGGCGCCGCCGCTGACTTCGAGGATCGCGCCGAGCATGGTGCCGAGGCCGATGATGATCGCGACGTGGCCGAGGATGCCGCCCATGCCGGATTCGATGACGGAGGGGAGCGCGGACTTCTGGACCGTGCCGAAGAGTTCGGTGACGGAGAGCCCGGCGCCGAGACCGACGGCGAGGGAGACGGCGAGGAGGGCGACGAAGGGCTGGAGTCTGATCTTGATGATCAGGAGGAGGAGCAGGGCGATGCCGAGGGCGGCGATGGTGAGGAGGCCGGGGGTGCCGCTGATGACGGCCAGGAGGCCGCCGGTGTGCGGGGTCTTGGGCGGGTCGCCTGCGGCGAGGGCCGTGGATATGGCGCTGGGTACTGCTGCGATCTGCATGTGCGGTCAACTCCGGGCGGTCCGGGGGACGTCCTTGTCACCCCATGGGTGGTGGAGAGAGCGGGGCCTTGCAGTGGGGGGGGTGTCGGGGCCCTCGGGCGGGGCGGGGCCAGCACCCGGGTGGGGCGGGGCCAGGAGCGGGGCGGGGTGGGGCGGGAGCGAGGGCGGCCGCCCCCTTGCCCACCCGTCCCGCCCCCGGGGGGCGGCCCCGCAGCCCAAGAGGGCGAGGGGCGGCTCCGCCGCGTGGGCGCGACCAGCCACGAGGCTCCCGCACCTTTCCGGGACAGCCGCGCGGCGAGCGCTTCAGATGAAGGGGTGGGGCAGGGGCCTCAACCCGCCGAAGGCGGGCGGGGGTTCGGGGGCGGAGCCCCCGGGCGGTGACCTCAGCCACCCGCCGACCCGCATCGAGCAAGAAGACCTCATCGAGCAAGAAGACCTAGCCGAGGACGGCGAGCGCGTCGATCTCGATGAGCAGCCCCGCCGGAAGCCCCACGTACACCGTCGTCCGCGCCGAAGGAGCCTCCTTCAGGTCCGCGAAGTACTCGTTGTAGATCTCATTCATCTCCGCGAAGTGATCCACATCCGTGAGGTAGACGCGCATCATCATCACGTCCTCCCACGAAGCCCCGCCCTCCTCCAGGATCGCCTGGACGTTGGCGAACGTCTGGAGCGTCTGCTCACGCAGCGTCGGCCCGGCGGGCGTCGGCTTCTGCCCCTCGACCGCCGGGAGGAACCCGACCTGTCCCGCCACCTGGAGCAGGTTCCCCTTGCGCACCCCGTGCGAGAACTTCGCGGGCGGAGCCGTGTGCGTGGACGGAGTGATCGCGGTCTTTTCGAGCTTGTCAGCCATGATGTTGCTTCCTTGCTGGGAGTTGCGTGGGTTGAGTGGAGAGGGCCTGCGGCCCTATGGGTTCTTGGGTGTGCCGCCCGTACCGGAGTACTCACGGCTGATCGCCTCCGCCGTACGCCGCACCAGCGGGAGCAGCGTCAATAGTTCCTCCCGGGTGACGACCACGTTCGGCGCGGACACCGACATCGCCGCGACGACCCTGCCGTCCGCCCCCCTGATCGGAGCGCCGACGCAGTTGATGGATTCCTCGTGCCCGCCGAGGTCGGTCGCCCACCCCTGCTCCCGCACGAGCGCCAACTCCCGTAGGAACGCGGCAGCGTTGGGCGTGGACCGAGCCGTGTACTGCGGATACTCAAGCTTCTCGGCGATCTCCCGCCGCTCCCCCTCCGGCAGATCCGCCAGCAGCAGCTTCGCCACCGCCGCGACGGTGATCGCCACGGGCTTCCCGATCCGCGAGTACATCCGTACGGGATACCGGCTCTCGACCTTGTCGATGTAGAGCACCTCCCCCTCCTCGCGCACCGCGAGGTGAACGGTGTGCCCGCACTCGGCGTTGAGCTCCTTCAGATACGGATGCGCGATGTCGCGCACGTCCAGGTTCTCGACCGCCTCCTGCGCCAGCGCGAACAGCCGCGCCCCGAGCCGGTAGCGCTGGTCCTGCTGCCGGTGCACCAACCCGTGCTCGTGCAGCGTGCGCAACAGCCTCAGCGCCGTCGACTTGTGCACGCCGAGCCGGTCGGCGACCTGCCCGAGGTCGGCGGGCCCCTGCGCGAGCAGCGGCAGAATGCTCAGCGCGCGGTCGACTGTCTGGCTCATGCTCGTACCTCGCCGCGCTCGGCCCGGCCTTCGTCCAGGACGCACCTGCTGACTGTTCGCTCGCTGCGCTCGTTCACGCTGTACGTACCTCCTGGTGCGGATGCAGCCCCGCCCCGGTCCATCCGGGGCCGAGTCGAAGTCTCCCCCAGCCCTCCTCGTCCAGTGCGGCCAACTCGTCGGCCAGCTCCCGGGAGGGCACCTCGGCCACGTCCCCCGCCACGGTGAGCGCGGCGGCGGCCGTCAGATGGCCGTGCCGCAGCCTCAGCGGCAGGTCGAGTCCGCGCAGCGTGGCGGAGAGGAACCCGGCGGCGAAGGCGTCCCCGGCCCCGACGGGCGCGACCACGTCCACGCGCGGGGCGGGCACCCGGTGCACCTCGCCGTCGGCGAAGACGGCCGCCCCGGCCGCACCCTGCTTGACCACGAGCACCGCCGGTTCCGGCAGCGCCGCGCGCACCGCTTCCGGCCCGCCCGTCACTCCCCACGCGGCAGCCGCCTCGTCCTCACCCACGAACACCAGGTCCGCACCCCGCGCCAGCTCCAGCAGCACAGGTCCGCCCTCACCCGAACTCCACAGCCCGGGACGGTGGTTCACATCGAAAGAGACCACGGGACGGCCGGGCCCCGCAGCACACAGCACCCTC
This is a stretch of genomic DNA from Streptomyces sp. NBC_00237. It encodes these proteins:
- a CDS encoding SpaA isopeptide-forming pilin-related protein, with the translated sequence MSPPMWSRSPRLRSSTVAAATVLLTAASLVGPVAVARGAVARAAEGTVTVNVVRDVDSDGTWTPVLEVGEAGLPVTVTDAAGNTGTAMTGADGKVTFSPSALGLSGGRYRVEVVVPPDKSYLKPAQAGGPAPALSSLVEFVDVADGKDASVLTAVHNPADYCQANPDLATACSRQSGAGVTDTKGLVSWPYDRTGQGTPPDEEATFDRIGATYGLAHKRDTDELFVGALTKRLSPYGPAGPGGIYQVDRKTKQVTTFAVVPDAGDAVHSADLTRDTMEINDAVGKEGLGDLDLSEDQSTLYAVGLKARSLYAYDSSTGALKQTLPIPDPGCPSGAADWRPYGLGVHDGAVYVGGTCSAESTQRDADLRAYVLKLTGSTFTTEVSHALDYPRGMGYESIKGDTAWRPWLKTWDPYKWFQQANFPGPILSDLVFDRDGSMVLGFRDRLGDQAGYEALPPEGSTDTVQRSLLSAMGDITRVCRVGGAWVWDSDSAACPNHFVNGTQPPQQDGVPEYYPGDSTLGQLGEAAMGGLAHAPRFRHTVATFVDPHEIFTGGVRKFDNATGEGSENYEVIKGQGSFGKANTLGDLELLCDEAPVQIGNRVWFDRDRDGIQGAAEEPLPGATVTLKDKNGAVLETTTTNARGEYYFQVKPRTEYRITFDVSTSDTSGLPEKPAPTDLLPSAALRGDNISVDSNPDPATQTEALTTGAAGHNDHTHDAGYHLPRGKVTVLKKNATTGEVLPGAVFQLWRETNGKPGLQEADDTKVGAPCTTDGTGACTTEVDLGTYYWQETRAPRGYQLPDPNVFGPLVVTGHSTGKGATVTVANKPIPPVTGGIGVLKKDAKTGRPLLGAVFELWRETNGKPGLQMPGDTRAGAARATDERGRCAFTGLPQGDYYLRETAVPEGYRLPARPISGPHRLTGSDIVLTRTNERGEPVKK
- a CDS encoding GntP family permease, with translation MQIAAVPSAISTALAAGDPPKTPHTGGLLAVISGTPGLLTIAALGIALLLLLIIKIRLQPFVALLAVSLAVGLGAGLSVTELFGTVQKSALPSVIESGMGGILGHVAIIIGLGTMLGAILEVSGGAQVLASRLLNLFGEKRAPLAMGVTGLVFGIPVFFDVGIFVLAPIVYAAAKRSGKSILLYAMPLLAGLSMTHAFLPPHPGPVAAAGLFKVSLGWVIMMGIVVGIPAVLAAWGYAAWIGKRIFVPVPADMVEAAEEAKAAVAAEQQASGVEPREDPVSLATVLTIIGTPLVLILGATFSSIALAESTLRSVIEFFGNPFVALTIALLLSYYLLGIRRGWSRKSLETVSTASLKPVGNILLVVGAGGIFGAVLKASGIADALAKTFDNVGLPIIVLAYLISVVLRVAQGSATVAIVTTAGIVVPMVEGQDLSQAHLALVIMAISAGSIFASHVNDGGFWMVAKYFGISERDTLKSWTVLETVLSVAGFAVAALLSLVI
- a CDS encoding sugar kinase encodes the protein MCDVVCLGESMVTFLPSRPGRLADVPSFGRTIGGAESNVACALALAGHAAKWVSRVGADGFGTHLIEAIGAYGVDVSDVVRDSERRTGIYFRTADDRDDATHEVAYYRAGSAASAMSPDTVPREALSGARVLHLSGITAALSADCLALMRVLCAAGPGRPVVSFDVNHRPGLWSSGEGGPVLLELARGADLVFVGEDEAAAAWGVTGGPEAVRAALPEPAVLVVKQGAAGAAVFADGEVHRVPAPRVDVVAPVGAGDAFAAGFLSATLRGLDLPLRLRHGHLTAAAALTVAGDVAEVPSRELADELAALDEEGWGRLRLGPGWTGAGLHPHQEVRTA
- a CDS encoding RidA family protein, whose protein sequence is MADKLEKTAITPSTHTAPPAKFSHGVRKGNLLQVAGQVGFLPAVEGQKPTPAGPTLREQTLQTFANVQAILEEGGASWEDVMMMRVYLTDVDHFAEMNEIYNEYFADLKEAPSARTTVYVGLPAGLLIEIDALAVLG
- a CDS encoding IclR family transcriptional regulator, with product MSQTVDRALSILPLLAQGPADLGQVADRLGVHKSTALRLLRTLHEHGLVHRQQDQRYRLGARLFALAQEAVENLDVRDIAHPYLKELNAECGHTVHLAVREEGEVLYIDKVESRYPVRMYSRIGKPVAITVAAVAKLLLADLPEGERREIAEKLEYPQYTARSTPNAAAFLRELALVREQGWATDLGGHEESINCVGAPIRGADGRVVAAMSVSAPNVVVTREELLTLLPLVRRTAEAISREYSGTGGTPKNP
- a CDS encoding L,D-transpeptidase; protein product: MARARRISRLGAVAVVPVLAVFFGTLLPGVSAAAADTAAVSDGSPRPSCTADTGPYQWQLEKRLKLKEDGLMSEEDCRAFRTLQKRLGITPANGYPDVKTYRLLLVDDVKKNPNARKKCPEHRPRVTCIDLSRQILWVQQGKKVVFGPVPVRTGRKGTETRTGWQRIYQKNRTFFSTIYDNAPMPYSQFFNGGQALHGTYKDLFESGSGGCVNMYVKDAERLFKLLRIGDALYIYGRKPARAAQDRFTADDDRLIAEAFGGAGIPVTWSLDTPLG
- a CDS encoding right-handed parallel beta-helix repeat-containing protein; the encoded protein is MKTDQVVLRGTDRNKVVVDGEFRRGNGITVTGAQSVVENLTVRNHLVNGVLFTGVTDTQLQARGAGGAGYDPLDTAKFPPLKGFRASYVTAYNNALYGIYAFDAREGVIEHSYASGHADSGIYVGQCRPCSTVVRHNSVEHNAVGLEVTNASESLHLLGNTVHGNRVGMTLNSNDLEALGPQHTAVVVGNRVTDNNDGAGPEQAEGGYGIGIGVGGGSRNTFARNLVTGNRAAGFLLQDVQGYPVRDNTVHGNRVRGNGVDLVLGAAGAGGNCFAGNAERTVSPGRTAGTARCGSGGYALAGGGRAAEVVAPPGVSFRRVLPPPAQPQRPGTADSAPVPAKGLPGTVRVQDFPLPG
- a CDS encoding Dyp-type peroxidase, whose product is MRSELPAPSSPTRRQHGITGAQPPHVTVLGFDLDPGRRGPAGARRLRRVLAAWTALSRTAASPADTISPSAGQPGGVTVTVGIGPRTPGLLGLRQPALLRELPSFPGDLLQPERSGGDLLVQICGGGVAEVAATARSLTALADGTLRARWTQNGHLPPHGARETPRNLFGFKDGTVNPTPEEAERWVWVGSGPDKDGTYLVMRRIHMDTTTFSALPTRRQEAVVGRTLAEGAPLGHREEHREVNLFEKTPEGRYVLPIDAHVRQAHSRLDGGARMLRRGYTYDDGPRDRGLLFLACMNDPRLFVRVQERLAVKDALSRFIQHRASALVYVLPGPEPTGSLGDSLF